The following are from one region of the Cervus canadensis isolate Bull #8, Minnesota chromosome 21, ASM1932006v1, whole genome shotgun sequence genome:
- the RTL6 gene encoding retrotransposon Gag-like protein 6, with translation MVQPQTSKAETPASAASTSAPMDDVIDTLTSLRLTNSALRREASTLRAEKANLTNMLESVMAELTLLRTRARIPGALQITPPISAITSNGTRPMTTPPTSLPEPFSGDPGQLAGFLMQMDRFMIFQASRFPGEAERVAFLVSRLTGEAEKWAIPHMQPDSPLRNNYQGFLAELRRTYKSPLRHARRAQIRKTSASNRAMRERQTLCRQLAATGTAPCPVHPASNGTSPAPALPTRARNL, from the coding sequence ATGGTCCAACCCCAGACCTCAAAAGCTGAAACCCCAGCCTCTGCAGCTTCTACTAGTGCCCCCATGGACGACGTCATCGACACCCTGACCTCGTTGCGCCTCACCAACTCGGCGCTCAGGCGCGAGGCCTCGACCCTTCGCGCAGAGAAGGCCAACCTCACCAACATGCTGGAGAGCGTGATGGCGGAGCTGACCCTGTTGCGCACCCGGGCTCGGATTCCCGGGGCGCTGCAGATCACCCCACCCATCTCGGCCATTACCTCCAATGGGACCCGGCCGATGACCACGCCTCCGACCTCGCTCCCCGAGCCCTTTTCTGGAGACCCCGGCCAGCTGGCGGGCTTCTTGATGCAGATGGACAGATTCATGATCTTCCAGGCCTCCCGCTTCCCGGGGGAGGCTGAACGAGTGGCGTTCCTGGTGTCCCGGCTCACCGGGGAGGCCGAGAAGTGGGCAATCCCCCACATGCAACCCGACAGCCCCTTACGAAACAACTATCAGGGATTCCTGGCCGAGTTGCGAAGAACCTACAAGTCTCCGCTGCGGCACGCCCGGCGCGCGCAAATCAGAAAAACTTCGGCCTCCAATCGAGCCATGCGGGAACGGCAGACCCTCTGCCGCCAGCTGGCCGCCACCGGCACAGCGCCCTGCCCGGTGCACCCAGCCTCCAATGGGACCAGTCCAGCCCCGGCCCTGCCCACCCGAGCTCGGAACCTTTAG